In Scleropages formosus chromosome 18, fSclFor1.1, whole genome shotgun sequence, one DNA window encodes the following:
- the LOC108940751 gene encoding E3 ubiquitin-protein ligase TRIM71-like, whose protein sequence is MASFSDASLQTCQLCKEFCGSSASPTSSSSSQTSSSSTLSARRLHTLPCLHSFCRQCLQGQQNPGDPLRLCCPTCDPKSSGSQCGAGALPSPSFLLSGLLDVMVSTVEQNKPGCRSNSRPHGSLLGSHPFEGPCCSCCDEGNRATSHCLDCQEFLCSNCARAHRRVRLTKDHFVEGLVESLPHTSWKNNTSTAVDIAGSFHSTYPPLPVFQDRISICQQHDNEVLCFFCNTCSAPVCRECNVECHTSHRVVYLRDAIQECRNFTIQLLDNAQQGKQAVQLSIEKVQAIASQVELKAKVIQAEVKAVTLQHKKAVDERERELLWKVEKIRQVKIKTLYLQVEKLRQALNKLDSTTSAVQQVLEDGRSLEVLLARERMLAQVEELRALRCLLQPQEDDHITFTLPDQALLLSVQSLGLVSSGSFAPLTKATGEGLKKAIRGKVASFTVVGYDHDGEPRLSGGDDISIVAMGPDGNLLAVDVLDRQDGTYMVSYLPRVEGEHIITVLICNQPIEGSPFKVIVKSGRSYVGVGIPVASFGGEGDSDGQLCRPWGICVDKDGFIVVADRSNNRIQIFKPSGTFHHKFGTQGSRPGQFDRPAGVACDSQRRIIVADKDNHRIQIFTFEGHFLLKFGERGAKNGQFNYPWDVAVNSDGKILVSDTRNHRVQLFSPSGIFLNKYGFEGALWKNFDSPRGVAFNHEGHLVVTDFNNHRLLVIRPDCQSARFLGLEGSGNGQFLRPQGVAVDQENRIIVADSRNHRIQVFEASGNFLCKFGSQGDSFGQMDRPSGVAVTPDGMIVVVDFGNNRILIF, encoded by the exons ATGGCTTCGTTTTCAGACGCCAGTTTACAAACATGTCAACTCTGCAAGGAGTTTTGTGGCTCCTCTGCTTCGCCAACCTCGTCTTCCTCGTCGCAAACATCCAGCTCCTCTACTTTATCAGCCAGAAGGCTGCACACGCTTCCCTGCCTCCATTCTTTCTGCAGACAGTGCCTGCAAGGGCAACAGAACCCTGGAGATCCACTGAGACTGTGCTGTCCAACATGCGATCCAAAGAGTTCTGGGTCTCAGTGTGGTGCAGGTGCCCTGCCTTCACCCAGCTTCCTCCTTAGCGGACTGCTGGATGTGATGGTCTCCACTGTGGAGCAGAACAAACCTGGCTGCAGGAGCAATAGCAGGCCTCATGGCAGCCTGCTTGGGTCGCATCCCTTTGAGGGTCCTTGCTGCAGCTGTTGCGATGAGGGCAACCGTGCTACCTCACACTGCTTGGACTGCCAGGAGTTCCTTTGCAGCAACTGCGCGCGTGCCCACCGGCGTGTACGCCTGACCAAGGATCACTTTGTGGAAGGATTGGTGGAAAGCTTGCCTCACACCTCCTGGAAAAACAACACCAGCACTGCAGTTGACATCGCCGGTTCCTTTCATTCTACTTATCCACCGCTGCCCGTCTTTCAGGACAGGATAAGTATCTGCCAACAGCATGACAACGAA GTTCTCTGCTTCTTCTGTAACACCTGCTCTGCACCAGTCTGCCGAGAGTGCAACGTGGAATGTCACACAAGCCATAGGGTGGTCTACCTCCGTGACGCCATTCAGGAGTGTCGCAATTTCACCATCCAGCTGCTAGATAATGCCCAGCAAGGCAAACAGGCTGTTCAG CTCAGCATTGAGAAGGTGCAGGCAATTGCCAGTCAGGTGGAACTCAAAGCAAAAGTGATCCAGGCAGAAGTGAAAGCTGTCACTCTGCAGCATAAGAAGGCTGTGGATGAGCGTGAGCGTGAGCTCTTGTGGAAG GTTGAGAAAATCAGGCAGGTCAAGATCAAGACTCTGTACCTGCAGGTGGAGAAGCTGCGTCAGGCCCTTAATAAGTTGGACAGTACCACCTCAGCTGTACAGCAGGTTCTAGAGGATGGCCGGAGCCTGGAGGTGTTGTTAGCCCGTGAGCGCATGTTAGCACAGGTTGAGGAGCTAAGGGCTCTACGCTGTTTGCTGCAGCCACAGGAGGATGACCACATCACATTTACCCTGCCAGACCAGGCACTGCTACTTTCTGTTCAGTCCCTGGGTCTGGTGAGCAGTGGATCTTTTGCCCCCCTTACCAAAGCCACTGGTGAGGGCCTGAAGAAGGCAATAAGAGGCAAGGTGGCCTCCTTCACTGTGGTGGGTTACGACCATGATGGGGAGCCCAGGTTATCAGGCGGAGATGACATTTCCATTGTGGCAATGGGCCCAGATGGAAACCTGCTCGCTGTCGATGTGCTTGACCGCCAGGATGGCACATACATGGTCAGCTACCTGCCCCGGGTGGAAGGGGAACACATTATCACTGTGCTCATCTGCAACCAGCCTATTGAGGGCAGCCCTTTTAAAGTCATTGTCAAGTCAGGCCGCAGCTATGTAGGCGTGGGGATTCCCGTGGCATCCTTTGGAGGAGAGGGCGATAGTGATGGCCAACTGTGTCGACCTTGGGGCATCTGCGTGGACAAGGATGGCTTCATTGTAGTAGCAGACCGCAGCAACAACCGCATCCAGATCTTCAAGCCCAGCGGCACTTTTCATCACAAGTTTGGAACTCAAGGATCTCGGCCTGGGCAGTTTGACCGCCCTGCCGGTGTAGCTTGTGACAGCCAGAGAAGGATCATTGTGGCCGACAAGGATAATCACCGCATTCAGATATTCACCTTTGAAGGACACTTCCTCCTGAAGTTCGGGGAGAGGGGAGCCAAGAATGGGCAGTTCAACTATCCTTGGGATGTGGCCGTTAATTCAGATGGTAAGATCCTGGTCTCAGACACACGCAACCATCGTGTCCAGCTCTTCAGTCCCAGTGGCATTTTTCTGAACAAATATGGCTTCGAGGGCGCCCTCTGGAAGAACTTTGACTCTCCGAGGGGTGTGGCCTTCAATCACGAGGGCCACCTGGTGGTGACGGACTTCAACAACCATCGGCTGTTGGTTATCCGGCCAGACTGCCAGTCGGCGCGCTTTCTAGGCTTGGAGGGCTCAGGCAACGGACAATTCCTGCGGCCACAGGGGGTTGCTGTGGACCAGGAGAACCGAATTATTGTAGCAGATTCCCGCAACCACCGCATTCAAGTGTTTGAGGCTAGTGGTAACTTTTTATGCAAGTTTGGGTCTCAGGGTGACAGCTTTGGACAGATGGATCGCCCATCAGGTGTAGCTGTTACTCCTGATGGAATGATTGTTGTCGTTGACTTTGGTAACAACCGAATCCTCATCTTCTAA